Proteins co-encoded in one Cupriavidus taiwanensis genomic window:
- a CDS encoding AraC family transcriptional regulator yields the protein MEKGSVAICFVHHAIAGLRARGIDPDPVLRSAGIAPALLAVPQARVSAASYSELWLAVAAALDDEFFGQDSRSMKCGSFAMLCHAVAGSRTLAQALERITRYFRLLLDDIGVRLERHGDEAALVLTAPSAHLGRQPGVFAQETMLIMLHGLMSWLLRRRVPVRLAAFDYAEPPYSAEYRVMYSRQLAFGQPATALVFDAALLAQPVRQDERSLKAFLRDAPHNVVVKYSDRSSMGARVRRLLRNQRPDQWPTFEDLAVSLNLSASSLRRRLMEEGVSYQDLKDALRRDLAIEALSHSGRPVADIAAELGFAEPGAFHRAFRRWTGSRPGAYRRVAEG from the coding sequence ATGGAAAAAGGCAGTGTCGCCATCTGTTTCGTCCACCACGCCATTGCGGGACTGCGCGCGCGCGGCATCGACCCGGATCCGGTGCTGCGCAGCGCCGGCATTGCGCCGGCGCTGCTGGCGGTGCCGCAGGCGCGGGTTTCGGCGGCCAGCTACAGCGAGCTGTGGCTGGCCGTGGCGGCGGCGCTGGACGATGAATTCTTCGGCCAGGATTCGCGCAGCATGAAGTGCGGCAGCTTTGCCATGCTGTGCCATGCGGTGGCGGGCAGCCGCACCCTGGCGCAGGCGCTGGAGCGCATCACGCGGTACTTCCGGCTGCTGCTCGACGATATCGGCGTGCGGCTGGAGCGCCATGGCGACGAGGCCGCGTTGGTGCTGACCGCGCCCAGCGCGCACCTGGGCCGCCAGCCGGGCGTGTTCGCGCAGGAAACCATGCTGATCATGCTGCACGGCCTGATGAGCTGGCTGCTGCGGCGGCGCGTGCCGGTGCGGCTGGCGGCGTTCGACTATGCCGAGCCGCCCTACAGCGCGGAATATCGCGTCATGTATTCGCGCCAGCTGGCGTTCGGCCAGCCGGCCACCGCGCTGGTGTTCGACGCGGCGCTGCTGGCGCAGCCGGTGCGCCAGGACGAGCGCAGCCTGAAGGCCTTCCTGCGCGATGCGCCGCACAACGTGGTGGTCAAGTATTCGGACCGCAGCAGCATGGGGGCGCGCGTGCGCAGGCTGCTGCGCAACCAGCGTCCGGATCAATGGCCGACTTTCGAGGACCTGGCGGTCAGCCTGAACCTGTCCGCGTCATCGCTGCGGCGCCGGCTGATGGAGGAGGGCGTCAGCTACCAGGACCTGAAGGATGCGCTGCGGCGCGACCTGGCGATCGAGGCGCTCAGCCATTCCGGACGCCCGGTCGCGGATATCGCGGCCGAGCTCGGCTTTGCCGAGCCCGGCGCGTTCCACCGGGCGTTCCGGCGCTGGACCGGATCGCGCCCGGGGGCCTACCGCCGCGTGGCGGAAGGCTGA
- a CDS encoding acyl-CoA dehydrogenase family protein, giving the protein MHSDYTEEQTMIRDSARAFATERLAGGAAQWDRDGRLPDEIVAEMGALGLLGMIVPEEWGGTYTDYVAYALAIEEIAAGCAACATMMSVHNSVGCGPILHYGTDAQKERYLARLASGELIGAFCLTEPQAGSEAHNLRTRARFTDNGWVLNGSKQFVTNGQRAGVAVVFAATEPERGKKGISAFLVPTDTPGFIVHAPEKKLGIRASDTCAITLEDCVVPHDALLGEPGEGLRIALSNLEGGRIGIAAQAIGIARSAFEAACRYASERIQFGRALREHPPIANMLADMATELNAARLLVHRAARMRSEGVPCLSEASQAKLYASELAERVCSKALQIHGGYGYLEDYPVERHYRDARITQIYEGTSEIQRMLIARSL; this is encoded by the coding sequence ATGCACAGCGACTACACCGAAGAGCAAACCATGATCCGCGACAGCGCGCGCGCCTTTGCCACCGAGCGGCTGGCCGGTGGCGCGGCGCAATGGGACCGCGACGGCCGCCTTCCCGACGAGATCGTCGCCGAAATGGGCGCGCTCGGGCTGCTGGGCATGATCGTGCCCGAGGAATGGGGCGGCACCTATACCGACTACGTCGCCTATGCGCTGGCCATCGAAGAGATCGCCGCCGGCTGCGCCGCTTGTGCCACCATGATGAGCGTGCACAACTCGGTCGGCTGCGGGCCGATCCTGCACTACGGCACCGATGCGCAGAAAGAACGCTACCTCGCCCGGCTGGCCAGTGGCGAGCTGATCGGCGCGTTCTGCCTGACCGAACCGCAGGCCGGCTCCGAGGCGCACAACCTGCGCACCCGCGCCCGCTTTACCGACAACGGCTGGGTGCTCAACGGCAGCAAGCAGTTCGTCACCAACGGCCAGCGCGCGGGCGTGGCGGTGGTGTTTGCCGCCACCGAACCGGAGCGCGGCAAGAAAGGCATCTCGGCCTTCCTGGTGCCCACCGACACCCCCGGCTTTATCGTCCACGCCCCGGAAAAGAAGCTGGGCATCCGCGCCTCGGACACCTGCGCCATCACGCTGGAAGACTGCGTGGTCCCGCATGACGCGTTGCTGGGCGAGCCCGGCGAGGGTCTGCGCATCGCGCTGTCCAACCTGGAGGGCGGACGCATCGGCATCGCCGCGCAGGCGATCGGCATCGCCCGCTCGGCATTCGAGGCCGCCTGCCGCTACGCCTCCGAACGCATCCAGTTCGGCCGTGCGCTGCGCGAGCATCCTCCCATCGCCAACATGCTGGCCGACATGGCCACCGAACTCAATGCCGCGCGGCTGCTGGTGCATCGCGCCGCGCGCATGCGCAGCGAGGGCGTGCCGTGCCTGTCCGAGGCCTCGCAGGCCAAGCTGTATGCGTCGGAGCTGGCCGAGCGCGTGTGCTCCAAGGCGCTGCAGATCCACGGCGGCTATGGCTACCTTGAAGACTACCCGGTCGAGCGCCATTACCGCGACGCCCGCATTACCCAGATCTACGAAGGCACCAGCGAGATCCAGCGCATGCTGATCGCGCGCAGCCTCTGA